One window of the Chryseobacterium camelliae genome contains the following:
- a CDS encoding class I SAM-dependent methyltransferase gives MKIKDHFLSQEIFDITETETQGVFKTSPVPSDLSRYYESEDYISHHQDSGSLKEKLYKFLQSFNLKYKKTILLDRISKGGKVLDYGCGAGEFVKFIENDFETLGFEPDPDARSAASSKVKKVLLLDDIRNIEDHTLDAITLWHVFEHIENQEEMLSIFHDKLKEKGLLIIAVPNPTSYDARHYGPYWAAYDVPRHIFHFSKNGMENLIKKKSGWKLRKIKPLVLDSYYISMLSEKYKKSPVFWLKAIIHGTISNVKALFSNEFSSLIYIIEKR, from the coding sequence ATGAAAATTAAAGATCATTTTCTTTCACAGGAAATTTTTGATATTACAGAAACGGAAACTCAGGGAGTATTTAAAACCTCCCCTGTTCCGTCTGACCTGTCACGGTATTATGAAAGTGAAGATTACATTTCCCATCACCAGGATTCAGGAAGCCTGAAAGAGAAACTTTATAAATTCCTCCAGTCTTTTAACCTGAAATATAAAAAGACGATTCTGCTGGACCGGATTTCAAAAGGAGGAAAAGTACTGGATTATGGATGTGGTGCCGGGGAATTTGTAAAATTTATTGAAAATGATTTTGAAACGTTAGGATTCGAGCCGGATCCTGATGCCAGGTCTGCAGCCTCGTCTAAAGTAAAAAAAGTCCTGCTTCTTGATGATATCCGCAACATTGAAGACCACACCCTGGATGCGATCACCTTATGGCATGTCTTTGAACATATAGAAAACCAGGAGGAAATGCTCAGCATCTTCCATGATAAATTAAAGGAAAAAGGACTGCTGATCATAGCAGTTCCCAATCCTACTTCTTATGATGCCAGACATTATGGACCTTACTGGGCAGCCTATGATGTACCCAGGCATATTTTTCATTTTTCTAAAAACGGAATGGAAAACCTGATCAAAAAGAAATCCGGATGGAAGCTGAGAAAAATCAAACCTCTCGTCCTTGATTCCTATTACATCTCGATGCTCAGCGAAAAATATAAAAAATCACCCGTGTTTTGGCTGAAAGCAATCATTCACGGAACGATTTCGAATGTAAAAGCTCTTTTTTCTAACGAATTTTCGAGTTTGATATACATTATCGAAAAAAGATAG